The Candidatus Zixiibacteriota bacterium genome window below encodes:
- a CDS encoding DUF2087 domain-containing protein encodes MEYVEGIIKNTEFFTTAELAKKLKMNVQVITRKVQAGEIRAFKIGKDWRIPESAVHEWLERHVNDGSNGNGNGNGHGRKAKVVKDYVTGDHIRELPSKRFERKYLLEFILAQFEPSRTYSEDEVNNVISRYYDDFATVRREFVAENMLEKAGGGYRRRSGYTFSD; translated from the coding sequence ATGGAGTATGTTGAAGGGATAATCAAGAACACGGAGTTTTTCACGACCGCTGAGCTGGCCAAGAAGCTGAAAATGAACGTCCAGGTCATCACCCGTAAAGTACAGGCGGGCGAGATCCGGGCGTTTAAGATCGGCAAGGACTGGCGCATCCCCGAGTCGGCGGTACACGAATGGCTGGAGCGTCACGTGAACGACGGTTCCAACGGTAACGGCAACGGGAACGGGCATGGGCGCAAAGCCAAGGTCGTGAAAGACTATGTCACGGGCGATCACATCCGGGAACTGCCGTCGAAACGTTTCGAGCGGAAGTACCTGCTCGAGTTTATCCTCGCACAGTTCGAGCCCAGCAGGACGTATAGCGAGGATGAGGTCAACAACGTGATCAGCCGGTACTACGATGATTTCGCGACCGTCCGTCGCGAGTTTGTTGCTGAGAACATGCTGGAGAAGGCCGGAGGCGGGTACCGTCGCCGCTCGGGCTACACGTTCTCCGACTGA
- a CDS encoding tetratricopeptide repeat protein has protein sequence MTIRSLFAMMFLSLAALPAGAQTQVTQADSSELAPPLDSTRLRDFRVTRSAPQGVLSEAERRIAVARTLIRQENHEAAAALLESVLESEPNNDAAQNLLLVCYRELNYTLKAEALLRQLLARDPASYYLRVTLAEMLAGQGKTDEAIAAYSDAAELLTDWNDPRIPNLIRSQLNSGVVDHALDYVNRARHETGDSTLFALECGQLLERQGKYRRAVREYFPLLADDTSRMAADAEKRLFEMLTFVGSSKETEDALLHVSADALNPRALRLLSTHFIQTEQFVRAYETTLQQDSVDNGQGEALLYFIRQCAERRQYAQVCRMAERVASRYDLRSPVFIDALFHYADALAGLGKPDSAVIVLQQAVAASQSDNDRGEALYRIGTIYSDELNDCDRALVYYDSVVAGYRRGMGYLNARLQIPRCQIRLGELEIATRTYTNLRDSRLTPEMNEEIDYQLAMIRVYRKQFDSAQVALRKLMVDYPRGFYVNDALRLVVTLNEIGENEQAAYDYSDALYFAARRMPDSARLRYDRLAGGQELADIALLKLAELDLADRDSTSAMQSLNRMIERFPDSYYFPFGLKAKADLMMVDSKTVEDAVAIYRRLLADFPNYPFISEVRQRLRQYEQRRVG, from the coding sequence ATGACGATCAGGTCGCTGTTCGCCATGATGTTCCTCTCGCTGGCCGCACTGCCGGCCGGTGCGCAAACGCAAGTCACACAGGCCGATAGCAGCGAACTCGCGCCTCCCCTGGATTCCACCCGTCTCCGGGACTTCCGAGTCACCCGGTCCGCTCCGCAAGGAGTGCTTTCCGAGGCCGAACGACGTATCGCTGTCGCCCGCACGCTCATACGTCAGGAAAACCACGAGGCCGCTGCCGCCCTCCTGGAATCCGTGCTCGAATCGGAGCCCAACAACGACGCCGCGCAGAATCTCCTGCTCGTTTGCTACCGGGAATTGAACTACACCCTCAAAGCGGAGGCGCTCCTCCGTCAGTTGCTCGCCCGCGATCCCGCCAGTTACTATCTTCGTGTCACACTCGCTGAAATGCTGGCAGGGCAGGGGAAAACCGACGAAGCAATCGCGGCTTACAGCGATGCCGCCGAATTGCTGACCGACTGGAATGATCCGCGCATCCCGAATCTTATCCGCAGCCAGCTCAACAGCGGAGTCGTCGACCACGCCCTCGACTATGTCAACCGCGCACGCCACGAAACAGGTGATTCAACCCTCTTCGCGCTCGAGTGCGGCCAACTGCTGGAACGGCAGGGCAAATACCGGCGCGCCGTTCGCGAATATTTCCCCCTGCTTGCCGATGATACGTCCCGCATGGCCGCCGATGCCGAAAAGCGCCTGTTTGAAATGCTCACTTTCGTCGGGTCGAGCAAAGAAACCGAAGACGCGCTGCTCCATGTCAGCGCCGATGCGCTCAATCCTCGCGCCCTTCGACTGCTCTCCACTCACTTCATCCAGACCGAGCAATTCGTCCGTGCCTATGAAACTACGCTGCAGCAGGATTCGGTCGACAACGGTCAGGGAGAGGCGCTGCTGTATTTCATTCGCCAGTGTGCGGAGCGCCGCCAGTACGCCCAGGTCTGCCGCATGGCGGAACGTGTAGCGTCGCGGTATGACCTCCGCAGCCCCGTGTTTATCGATGCGCTGTTTCACTACGCCGATGCCCTCGCCGGTCTCGGCAAGCCGGACTCGGCTGTGATCGTGCTCCAGCAGGCAGTGGCCGCTTCCCAGTCGGATAACGACAGGGGAGAGGCGTTGTATCGAATCGGTACGATATACTCTGATGAATTGAACGACTGTGACCGCGCTCTTGTCTACTATGACTCCGTTGTCGCCGGCTACCGGCGGGGGATGGGCTATCTCAACGCCCGGCTGCAGATACCGCGCTGCCAGATTCGACTCGGGGAACTCGAAATCGCGACTCGCACATACACCAACCTCCGGGACAGCCGCCTGACCCCGGAGATGAACGAGGAAATCGACTACCAGCTGGCCATGATTCGCGTATATCGCAAGCAGTTCGACAGCGCCCAGGTGGCGCTGCGAAAGCTCATGGTCGACTACCCGCGCGGCTTCTATGTCAACGACGCCCTTCGGCTGGTGGTGACCCTCAACGAGATTGGTGAAAACGAGCAGGCCGCGTATGACTACTCCGATGCCCTGTACTTTGCGGCCCGAAGGATGCCGGACTCGGCGCGCCTGCGTTACGATCGCCTCGCTGGCGGTCAGGAGCTGGCCGATATTGCGCTGCTGAAACTCGCTGAGCTCGACCTGGCCGACCGTGATTCGACTTCAGCGATGCAGTCGCTGAACCGGATGATCGAGCGATTCCCCGACTCGTATTATTTCCCGTTTGGATTGAAGGCCAAGGCGGACCTGATGATGGTGGACAGCAAAACGGTTGAGGATGCGGTAGCGATTTATCGGCGACTGCTGGCGGATTTCCCCAATTACCCCTTCATATCCGAGGTCCGACAGCGACTGCGTCAGTACGAGCAGCGACGAGTCGGGTAA
- a CDS encoding DUF2723 domain-containing protein codes for MSDPLAVPRKVFDRTNAIVAGVVFAIAFIVYALTVQRSFSFWDCGEFIACSYILGIPHPPGTPLFVLMGRVMSLIPFVEDISYRINYLSVISSSFTALFGYLVTVRMVGYFFGDQKDAPLNRWTAYIGGVVGGLFVAFSTTNWSNSVESEVYGPSLAIMTVMLWLTLRYFEEHNLARKLRLMVLVYFIALTAVGIHMTPFLIVPVLSIFYILNDQATRRDWIMICSFIVVELLLIIVFANGRGGAPMFYVVTLALGALLLAFLYRKINWAITIAIVSLSSLMLEFSTFMIAAPAGLVVLAFLGVLARRFGWNVEWKTAMAIVLVGIIGFSVHMYIPVRSAHNPRIDQNNPDRDYDTFKNYLDRKQYGQQSMMDRMFERRGTWENQLGRHPNMGYWSYFEEQYSSAGWNFAPFFLLGLFGMYVAIRKRAEIGMVYFTLFLVCSLGLVLYMNFADGTKYDGADAYLEVRNRDYFFTPAFVFFGIAMGLGISGLIQLLREKLAGANESMQKTLVYASTVLVLLPGYTLVDNYHENDRSKNLLPYNYAANLLDTCEENAILFTSGDNDTFPLWCIQEVYKYRTDVRVVNLSLLNTDWYTWQMKQQYDVPISLTKEQIWWYPYESPMGETRQPTDRFRDRPRGRLAYLQATPYQGRILKVADMMVDEIVLENRWENPVYFSSPPYDASPLNLRDRATAVGVLYRLDREPPADKIDIDRGLDLFRNTYRFDGFENSKVYRDDNATGIWLGVGMNAVRLYDALDRNGRNDEARTFIRTFIEKYPEYWQASYVLAEDLERSGDSAAALAVYRQLQDTLSAFLESNPQNLFYMQDLGMTMYEIGQRTADQPLMDRGLDYMWRAFEINPNSSYAFRKLVTILARTNNVTDLRQAATLIAQYKINLSDPYVQQILRATGGTLPSNIPPPAFED; via the coding sequence TTGTCCGACCCGTTAGCCGTGCCCCGCAAGGTTTTTGACCGAACCAACGCGATTGTCGCCGGCGTAGTCTTCGCCATCGCCTTCATCGTATACGCCCTGACCGTCCAGCGATCCTTCTCGTTCTGGGATTGCGGCGAGTTTATCGCCTGTTCGTACATCCTCGGCATACCCCATCCCCCCGGCACTCCGCTGTTCGTCCTTATGGGGCGGGTGATGTCACTTATCCCGTTTGTCGAAGATATCTCCTACCGGATAAACTACCTCTCGGTCATCTCGTCCAGCTTCACCGCCCTGTTCGGCTATCTGGTAACGGTACGGATGGTCGGCTACTTCTTCGGTGACCAGAAGGACGCCCCGCTGAATCGCTGGACCGCCTACATCGGCGGTGTCGTCGGCGGCCTGTTTGTCGCCTTCTCGACTACGAACTGGTCGAACTCGGTCGAGTCCGAGGTCTACGGACCGTCCCTGGCAATCATGACCGTGATGCTGTGGCTGACTCTGCGCTATTTCGAAGAGCACAATCTCGCCCGAAAACTCCGCCTCATGGTCCTGGTTTATTTCATCGCCCTGACGGCGGTCGGGATCCACATGACGCCCTTCCTGATCGTGCCGGTCCTGTCCATCTTCTATATCCTCAATGATCAGGCGACCCGACGCGACTGGATCATGATCTGCAGCTTTATCGTTGTCGAACTGCTGCTGATTATCGTCTTCGCCAACGGCAGGGGAGGAGCGCCCATGTTTTATGTCGTCACGCTGGCGCTCGGCGCGCTGCTTCTGGCGTTCCTGTACCGAAAAATCAACTGGGCCATCACGATTGCCATCGTCTCGCTTTCCTCGCTGATGCTTGAGTTCTCCACGTTTATGATCGCGGCCCCCGCCGGACTGGTCGTCCTCGCCTTCCTCGGAGTTCTGGCTCGACGGTTCGGCTGGAATGTCGAATGGAAGACGGCCATGGCCATCGTTCTCGTCGGTATTATCGGGTTCTCGGTTCACATGTATATACCGGTGCGATCGGCCCACAACCCGCGGATCGACCAGAATAACCCCGACCGCGACTACGATACCTTCAAAAACTATCTCGACCGCAAGCAGTACGGTCAGCAGTCGATGATGGATCGCATGTTCGAACGGCGCGGAACCTGGGAAAACCAGCTCGGGCGCCATCCCAACATGGGATACTGGTCCTATTTCGAAGAGCAATACTCCTCCGCCGGCTGGAACTTCGCGCCCTTTTTCCTGCTCGGGCTTTTCGGCATGTACGTCGCCATTCGCAAGCGCGCCGAAATCGGTATGGTGTACTTCACCTTGTTTTTGGTCTGCTCGCTCGGTCTCGTGCTGTATATGAACTTCGCCGACGGGACAAAGTACGACGGCGCCGACGCGTATCTGGAAGTCCGCAACCGGGACTATTTCTTTACCCCCGCGTTTGTCTTCTTCGGCATCGCCATGGGGCTCGGTATCAGTGGGCTCATACAGCTGCTTCGTGAGAAACTGGCCGGCGCCAACGAATCCATGCAGAAAACGCTCGTGTACGCCAGCACTGTGTTGGTCCTGCTGCCGGGGTACACGCTCGTCGATAACTATCACGAAAACGATAGATCGAAAAACCTCCTGCCGTACAACTACGCGGCCAATCTGCTCGATACGTGCGAAGAAAACGCGATCCTCTTCACGTCGGGCGACAATGACACCTTCCCGCTCTGGTGTATTCAGGAGGTGTACAAGTATCGAACCGATGTTCGGGTGGTCAACCTGTCGCTGCTGAACACCGACTGGTACACCTGGCAGATGAAACAGCAGTACGACGTTCCCATCTCGCTCACGAAAGAGCAAATATGGTGGTACCCGTACGAGTCGCCGATGGGGGAGACTCGCCAGCCCACCGATCGATTCCGCGACCGCCCGCGCGGCCGCCTGGCATATCTCCAGGCGACTCCGTACCAGGGGCGCATCCTCAAAGTGGCCGATATGATGGTCGACGAAATCGTGCTCGAAAACCGGTGGGAGAATCCCGTCTATTTCAGTTCTCCTCCGTATGACGCCTCGCCGCTGAATCTCCGCGATCGCGCCACCGCCGTCGGCGTGCTCTATCGCCTCGACCGTGAACCCCCGGCCGACAAAATCGATATCGATCGCGGCCTGGACCTGTTCCGAAATACCTACCGGTTCGACGGTTTCGAGAATTCAAAGGTCTATCGCGATGACAACGCGACCGGCATCTGGCTCGGTGTCGGCATGAACGCCGTCCGCTTGTATGACGCTCTCGATCGCAACGGCCGGAACGACGAAGCGCGTACCTTCATCCGGACTTTCATCGAAAAGTATCCGGAGTACTGGCAGGCCAGCTATGTGTTGGCCGAGGATCTGGAACGCAGCGGCGATTCGGCTGCCGCGCTTGCTGTCTATCGCCAGCTTCAGGACACCCTGTCTGCGTTCCTGGAGTCCAATCCGCAGAACCTGTTTTATATGCAGGATCTCGGCATGACGATGTACGAAATCGGACAGCGAACTGCCGATCAACCTCTCATGGATCGGGGACTGGACTACATGTGGCGTGCGTTTGAGATAAACCCGAACAGCAGTTACGCGTTCCGCAAGCTGGTCACGATTCTCGCCCGCACGAACAACGTGACCGATTTGCGGCAGGCGGCTACCTTGATCGCGCAGTACAAGATCAATCTCAGCGATCCCTACGTGCAGCAGATCCTGCGCGCCACCGGCGGCACCCTGCCCAGCAATATTCCGCCCCCTGCGTTCGAGGATTGA
- a CDS encoding EamA family transporter: MYVLLCLIWGSTWIAIKIGLTAAPPLQTAALRFMLATLILNGVIFLMRYPYPRDIRSWLRVGYPGIWMYGVNYALIYFAQVFISSSLTAVLFASLPFFVAVLSTFRLNDARVTPAGWIGIALGFVGVALISYDQLQTGDDLFLGTILAVVATYSAAHGLIIHKKFHAGANIVVTASIQMLLGSMLVLLSAIIFEDWADFHVTAASIGSILYLALMGTIVAFLSYYWLLARMSALSASLIAFITPLVALFIGVVFFDETVSASIVIGTTLILSGVGLSIERKRKAEPRTVQPVSTP, translated from the coding sequence GTGTACGTGCTACTGTGCTTGATCTGGGGCTCAACCTGGATCGCCATCAAAATCGGTCTGACCGCCGCCCCGCCGCTCCAAACGGCTGCACTCCGATTCATGCTCGCCACGCTCATCCTGAACGGCGTCATCTTTCTCATGCGCTATCCCTATCCCCGAGATATTCGGTCATGGTTGCGAGTCGGCTACCCGGGCATATGGATGTACGGCGTGAACTACGCGCTGATCTACTTCGCTCAGGTCTTCATCAGCTCGTCGCTCACTGCCGTGTTGTTCGCGTCGCTTCCGTTTTTTGTGGCGGTGCTATCGACTTTCAGGCTCAACGATGCCCGGGTGACCCCGGCCGGATGGATCGGCATAGCCCTCGGTTTCGTAGGCGTCGCCTTGATCTCTTATGACCAGTTGCAGACCGGCGACGATCTCTTCCTCGGGACTATTCTGGCCGTCGTAGCAACCTACTCCGCCGCCCACGGCCTTATCATTCACAAGAAATTCCATGCCGGGGCGAACATCGTCGTCACCGCCAGCATCCAGATGCTGCTGGGTAGTATGCTCGTGCTCCTGTCTGCGATCATCTTCGAAGACTGGGCGGACTTCCACGTCACCGCGGCCTCGATCGGCTCCATTCTGTATCTGGCGTTGATGGGAACGATTGTCGCGTTTCTGTCTTACTACTGGCTGCTTGCCCGCATGTCCGCTCTGTCCGCGTCTCTTATTGCGTTTATCACTCCCCTGGTGGCCCTCTTCATCGGGGTCGTGTTCTTCGATGAAACCGTGTCCGCATCGATTGTGATTGGCACGACCCTGATCCTCTCCGGCGTCGGTCTTTCCATCGAACGCAAACGCAAGGCCGAGCCCCGGACGGTTCAGCCGGTCTCGACCCCCTGA